One Phaseolus vulgaris cultivar G19833 chromosome 2, P. vulgaris v2.0, whole genome shotgun sequence DNA window includes the following coding sequences:
- the LOC137811193 gene encoding phosphoribulokinase, chloroplastic: protein MAACTVYSTQSLSTNCSISTPSKTQFSFHQKQVVFYTTGRRNSKRGSNSGRSYVITCAASDQQTVVIGLAADSGCGKSTFMRRLTSVFGGAAEPPKGGNPDSNTLISDTTTVICLDDYHSLDRTGRKEKGVTALDPRANDFDLMYEQVKAIKDGISVEKPIYNHVTGLLDPPELIKPPKILVIEGLHPMFDSRVRDLLDFSIYLDISNEVKFAWKIQRDMAERGHSLESIKASIEARKPDFEAYIDPQKQYADAVIEVLPTQLIPDDNEGKILRVRLIQKEGVKNFSPVYLFDDGSTISWIPCGRKLTCSYPGIKFSYGPDTYYGNEVSIVEMDGQFDRLDELIYVESHLSNLSTKFYGEVTQQMLKHADFPGSNNGTGLFQTIVGLKIRDLYEQIIASRAETPVAAKA, encoded by the exons ATGGCAGCTTGCACTGTGTACTCAACACAATCTCTGAGCACAAATTGCTCCATCTCAACCCCATCAAAAACACAATTCAGTTTTCACCAAAAGCAGGTAGTATTCTACACCACAGGCAGAAGGAACAGCAAGAGGGGCAGCAACAGTGGCAGAAGCTATGTGATAACATGTGCAGCAAGTGACCAACAGACAGTGGTGATAGGTCTGGCAGCTGACTCAGGGTGTGGAAAGAGTACCTTCATGAGGAGGCTGACCAGTGTGTTTGGAGGAGCAGCAGAACCACCAAAGGGTGGGAACCCTGATTCCAACACTCTCATCAGTGACACCACcacagtcatatgcttggatgATTACCACTCATTGGATAGAACTGGCAGAAAGGAGAAGGGAGTCACTGCCCTTGACCCAAGAGCCAACGATTTTGATCTCATGTATGAGCAAGTTAAAGCAATCAAGGATGGAATTTCTGTTGAAAAGCCAATCTACAACCATGTCACTGGTCTCTTGGATCCCCCTGAACTCATTAAACCTCCCAAAATCTTAGTCATTGAAGGTTTGCACCCAAT GTTTGATTCCCGTGTCAGAGACCTCTTGGACTTTAGCATCTACCTAGACATTAGCAATGAGGTGAAATTCGCTTGGAAAATTCAG AGAGACATGGCAGAGCGTGGACATAGTCTTGAAAGCATCAAGGCTAGCATTGAAGCAAGAAAGCCTGATTTTGAAGCATACATTG ATCCACAAAAGCAATATGCAGATGCTGTGATAGAAGTGTTGCCAACTCAACTTATTCCAGATGACAATGAGGGTAAGATTTTAAGAGTGAGGTTGATACAGAAAGAGGGAGTTAAGAACTTCAGTCCAGTCTACTTGTTTGATGATGGCTCTACCATTTCATGGATACCATGTGGAAGGAAGCTTACATGCTCCTACCCTGGCATCAAATTCTCCTATGGACCAGACACTTACTACGGAAATGAG GTGTCAATTGTAGAAATGGATGGACAATTTGACAGATTAGATGAACTAATATATGTTGAGAGTCACCTAAGCAACCTCTCTACCAAGTTCTATGGAGAGGTTACTCAGCAGATGTTGAAGCATGCTGATTTCCCCGGCAGCAACAATGGGACAGGTCTCTTCCAAACCATAGTTGGTTTGAAGATAAGAGATCTATATGAACAGATAATAGCCAGCAGGGCTGAGACTCCAGTAGCTGCAAAAGCTTAG